One window from the genome of Aphelocoma coerulescens isolate FSJ_1873_10779 chromosome 19, UR_Acoe_1.0, whole genome shotgun sequence encodes:
- the PROCA1 gene encoding protein PROCA1 has translation MCAPGLLCRLLLLLLLLLLLLLPPAPGAAPPGRPRARRGLTYPGTLWCGAGSNADSYEQLGEHRDTDRCCRDHDHCQHVIHPFTARYGYRNLRWHTISHCDCDHRLKECLRRVNDTASRVVGQAFFNVIQVPCFEFTYREECVEPYLYVWCKTYNTVAVAVPREPVLYEFGGELIDRAARPRGVPLSPPWGGAFPGDHHTGTAPKAVKKERKRKKDKKNKGKGLKKKGSSEKGARRHPEAAVPADPWALLPSLGEASNTILSDAPAQEGLGREPAPATPSPVPTASGKRRRKERNRKKRLKSKTEAEPARELQL, from the exons ATGTGCGCCCCGGGGCTGCTctgccgcctcctcctcctcctgctgctgctcctgctgctcctgctgccacctgcCCCCGGAGCGGCCCCGCCGGGACGGCCCCGCGCTCGCCGCGGGCTCACCTACCCCGGGACGCTGTGGTGTGGTGCTGGCAGCAACGCGGATAGCTACGAGCAGCTGG GGGAGCACCGGGACACGGACCGGTGCTGCCGGGACCATGACCACTGCCAGCACGTCATCCACCCCTTCACCGCCCGCTACGGGTACCGCAACCTGCGCTGGCACACCATCAGCCACTGCGACTGTGACCACAG GTTGAAGGAGTGCCTGCGGCGGGTGAACGACACGGCCTCGCGGGTGGTGGGCCAGGCCTTCTTCAACGTCATCCAGGTGCCCTGCTTCGAGTTCACCTACAGGGAGGAGTGTGTGGAGCCGTATCTCTATGTCTG GTGCAAGACGTACAACACGGTGGCCGTGGCGGTGCCCCGGGAGCCAGTGCTGTATGAATTTGGGGGGGAGCTCATCGACCGGGCAGCCAGGCCCAGGGGagtccccctgagccccccatgGGGAGGAGCCTTCCCAGGGGATCATCATACCGGGACAGCCCCCAAGGCAGtcaagaaagagaggaagagaaagaaagataagaaaaataagGGGAAAGGTCTGAAAAAGAAAGGCTCTTCCGAAAAGGGGGCGCGGAGACATCCTgaagctgctgtccctgctgatCCCTGGGCCCTGCTGCCATCCTTGGGGGAAGCATCCAACACCATCCTTAGCGATGCTCCAGCACAGGAGGGATTGGGCAGGGAGCCAGCGCCAGCCACTCCCTCCCCAGTCCCCACCGCCagcgggaagaggaggaggaaggagaggaacagAAAGAAGAGGCTGAAAAGTAAAACTGAGGCTGAGCCGGCACgagagctgcagctctga
- the LOC138120779 gene encoding adenine phosphoribosyltransferase-like yields MDLCHVPATPEKGWYLALMAPNVKGPNYAWLDPSRLYCHPQGLQDCVADLLQPFQGDAIDMVAGIDAMGFILGAAAAATLRKGFLAIRKAGHLCVQTVAQPYTDYSGREKVMEVRTDAISPGLRILLVDQWVETGGTMRAAIELVERLGGVVAGVAAICIENSEGGKWIQERYKCSHCVPPRLQPCFDQHQFGWD; encoded by the exons ATGGACCTGTGCCACGTCCCTGCCACCCCGGAGAAGGGCTGGTACCTGGCACTGATGGCCCCCAACGTCAAAGGTCCCAACTATGCCTGGCTGGACCCCTCCCGGCTCTACTGCCACCCGCAA GGCTTGCAGGACTGCGTGGCCGACCTGCTGCAGCCCTTCCAGGGAGATGCCATCGACATGGTGGCCGGCATCGACGCCATGGGCTTCATCCTGG GTGCTGCAGCCGCGGCCACACTGCGGAAAGGCTTCCTGGCCATCCGCAAAGCCGGGCACCTCTGCGTGCAGACCGTGGCACAACCCTACACCGACTACTCGGGCCGGGAGAAGGTGATGGAGGTCCGCACTGATGCCATCTCGCCAG GTCTGCGCATCCTTCTCGTGGACCAGTGGGTTGAAACTGGCGGCACCATGAGGGCGGCCATCGAGCTGGTGGAGCGGCTGGGGGGGGTCGTGGCAG GTGTCGCTGCCATCTGCATTGAGAACAGCGAGGGAGGGAAGTGGATCCAGGAGCGCTACAAGTGCTCCCATTGTGTCCCCCCCCGCCTGCAGCCCTGCTTTGACCAGCACCAGTTCGGCTGGGACTGA